The following is a genomic window from Burkholderiaceae bacterium DAT-1.
ACTTTGGACACAGTTGCATTCAGGCCGACCGACTTATCCTTCGGTGCAATCACTGCATGTACGCCCATGGCATCTGCTACGCGCAGACAGGCGCCAAGATTGTGCGGATCGGTGATGCCATCCAGAATCAGCAGCAAAGGCGGCTCGTTCAGGTCTTCCAGCACCTCATCCAGATCGACGTGATTCTTCGAGAGATCCACTACGGCCGCCACGCCCTGATGCTTGCCCTGCCCGGTCAGGCCATCCAGCCGGTTCGGATCGGCAGGAATCACTTTCTTGCCGTTTAATTCCGCCAGCTTCAGCACCTCCTGCATGCGCGGATCGGTGCGTTCACGCTGGACATACAGTTCCAGCACGCTGTCCGGCTGACGCGACAGGCGGGCGATAATGGCATGAAAGCCAAACAAGACTCGGGTTTGCGACATGGTGCTTCTTTCCTGACAGACGTGATGCACATCACATCCGATTAAATAAACGCGCCGGACGATTCATCCAGCCTAAACGAGGGTTGTACGTCAGTTACACTGTTC
Proteins encoded in this region:
- the rlmB gene encoding 23S rRNA (guanosine(2251)-2'-O)-methyltransferase RlmB, whose translation is MSQTRVLFGFHAIIARLSRQPDSVLELYVQRERTDPRMQEVLKLAELNGKKVIPADPNRLDGLTGQGKHQGVAAVVDLSKNHVDLDEVLEDLNEPPLLLILDGITDPHNLGACLRVADAMGVHAVIAPKDKSVGLNATVSKVACGAAEVVPYIVVTNLARTLRDLKDAGVWIAGTDMEGQSDLFHFNQTGPLAWVMGAEGHGMRRLTREHCDVLVSIPMFGSVESLNVSVASGICLSESRRQRVMSAGK